ACCGGCATTATTTTTGGTAGTGGGGTTTACGATTCTGATTCCTTCTAAAAACTCATCCGCATGATTCGGTTCAATATCAATTCCTGCACTTGGATATTCTCCCTTGCTATTCGTAAATAGTGGGCTGATGATTTCAATATTTTTTCCGGAAACAATCGATAGGCCTTGTCTTCTGTTATTATCTGCGCTCACATTGATCAACTTTACATTCTCGGAATACTTTCGGAGATTGCTGGAGCCGATGTAAAAGCCGTCTCCTCCGCTATCATTTGCGGCAACACCTTCTATGACAACATTTGTTACACCCAGCATCGTGAAGATATGTCGTTGCTGACCGCTGGTATACTTCGCTTTCTGGTCTTTAAAAACAACATTGTAACCTTTAATGGACACATTTTGAACGGCATTCATCATCATCATGCGTTCTTCCGGCCCAAGTGTTCCCAGTCCCTCAAAGACTGAACCCTCTTCAAATATCAAATTCTTGTTAGACCGGATGCTCATGTTTTTGAGCCTGTAAGATATTGCCGGCTTTGGGAAATATATAGTTCCTATATCACCGCGGTTTAATACAGCCTGGAATATTGCTGTATTGTCCGTAGCTCCATCCCCATTCGCCCCGAACCATTCTACATTCACCGCTTGTTCATATACACGCTCATACCTTTTCCCTGAGGAAACAATTACCAGAGCACCATCGTCTGTCTTAGATGATGATGGATTATGTTTAAAGATTCCAGCCCGGCCACTATCGGTGATGAAAACCGATGTCGAAGTGTCTGCAGAAGCCCTTAGCTGAGCCATAGTCAAGTATGGCATCAAGGGAGGTGAGGACTGAGTTAAGTCGATTCTGGCTGTTTCGCCATTTTGTAGATCATCTCTGACTTCTGACATATTAAAGGAAAGTCTTCCTGCCTCGACATAGTCACTGCTGTTGTTTGCGTTTTTGTGACTTCTTAGAAGCTGGAAAATTCCTCCGCTCTCTTTTGTAACAAACTTCCCTCTGATTTGATAAGTAACTGAGGGCCGTGCGGCGGTAAGCTCGGCGCCGCTAAAATCAGAAAACGAACCTCCCGTCTGCTGAAACCCTGCCGGTAGTATTACTTTAAGTCTGAAAGAGTTGGCACCTTCAAAAATATACAGTGTATTCGCCGGAATATTCATCAAGCTGGCCTTGATATCAATGGTAAATTCCTCATCGATAGCCACCTGATTAGCTTTCGTGGTAATCGAAAATCGAATGGGGTCGATTTTAGGAGCTGATATGGCGATGGCTGAAAATGCGCATCCCAGGGCAGTAGTGAAATAAATTAATAGTAGTTGTATGATTTTCATAATAAAAAGTGAACACGGGGTGAATTGTCCGACAGAATAGTAGAACTAATTCTATCGTAACTATACAACAAATGTACTAACATTTATCGAAGTCAACATATTTGCTTAAATAATTTCTACTTATCGTTCGAGCTATTTTCAGTAGAAGTTCTAGGATGTAGGTGGCTGGGTTGTAGAATGTTGTGGTATGAGCAATACCTTGCGCATTCAGTTGCGATACGCGTGGGAAGTGAATAAGTGCACCGACGGCGCGTGCGTCGATTATACCGCTATTGGCCGCAGGCTCGTCAAACTTACGGAGTGTCGAAAACCATTAGTCCGCGTGTAATTCCGGGGGTATTTGATTATTTAGAAAATGCCCTCGCCGCTGGCGGTGGAGCGGGGAAGAAAATCCCAAAAGGCATGATGAGGATAGAGGTTGTGCTCTTAAAATGACAGAATAAGGCGCTCAGAGATATGCAGGCCACTTAAAGCGGTAGCCTGAGTGAGCTTTTTGCAGGATCCCTGATGAATGCGGAAATATTTGCATTAACAGGCAAGCTCACCTTCGTTGATAGAAGATAGTGTAAAGGAAATAGAAGATACTATAAAGGAAAAGGTCTAATTCTGGTAGCCCTGATAGTGCTTGATGATATCGCGATCTGAGAATTTGAAGTTGGGATCTTTTTTACCGAGAAAGTATACCCCGCTTGCAGCATCAACATTGAAATTTTTTGGAACGAGGTGGTCAAAAAAACGAAGCCATCCAAACAACAAGGTAATGGCTATGGCAGCTTTCTTATTTCTTAACAAACCCCAGAAAAAGTATCGCAAATTCCACAACAGTACTGTACCTATACCATTTAAAAAGCCTGAATCAATCAATTTGAATTGGCGAAAAAGAAGCCTGTGGCCGCTTTCTGTAAATCGTGTAAAATCGTAGGCGCCTTCGTGAACGTGCTGTAAAAACGGCGTCTCTGCATAAACTATTCCGCCATCTTTTAGGACACGGTATATTTCGGACACAACCTGCTGAGGGTAAAGCACATGCTCCAAGACAGCCTGTATCCACACTGCATCAATCGAAGAGTTGGAAATTGGTAAATTATGGCCGTCAGCGACAAAGTCGGTGTTGGATGAGGCGTAAATATCAAAAGTAAGAAAGTTATTATCGGCGGACTCGTATAAGAGCGAGGTACCATTCCCTTTTGCTCCACCTCCTATAATCAGGATAGTCGGATTCGGCTGGTTGGATTCTTTCAGGCTTTGGAGAAACAGTCTGGTATTGGACTCAGTTTTTTTTCCTCGCCCGAGGAATATTTTCTTTATCGCGTCATACTTATTTCCAGAACGAGGAATCAGGCTTTCTCCCGCTGTTTTGACGATACTGCTTCTGTCAAGAATCGATTTCTCAAAATCAACCAGCACTGGAATTTTGTTGTTTATGACTGGAATTTCATGCTCATGATTCGTGCATTCACTGTTAGAGCAAAATATCTTTTCGTCTACAATCTTCAGCTTCGATAAACAGACCGGGCAGGCAATAGTGTGATTCGAAAGGGATTTGTCAAGTGTGGGAGAAGATAGTTCCATGCAAATGAAGTATGTGTGTTGTTATACTGATTGATTGTCAATTATTCGTTTATGCTTTTTCGCCAACAGTGTGTTGTATAATGCGATATACTTGTCAGCCATCAGTTCCATGTCAAAATTTTTGACATAACTGGTCGCTTGACTTACCATTTTTTTTTGAAGTTCTGCGTCTTCAAATATCATTAATATTTTTTCAGAAAGCTCCTTTTCACTGCCAGGATTGAACAAAAATAGCTCATTTGGAACGATATCGTGAATACCTGGTACATCGGACCCGAGAAATGGTACTCCCGCAGCCAGGGATTCCAACGTAACTCCCGACATTCCTTCGTAACTCGATGAAAGGATATTAATGTCAACTGATTTCATCAATATAGCAATGTCCGTCCTAAAACCAAGAAAATGAACTTGCTCTGATACATTGCAACTCACAGCCAATGCTCTTACACTCTCTAGCAGATCTCCTTCGCCGGCTAAAAGAATATGATATTTGTTTCCTAAAAGCTGGCAGGCCTTGATAATTGTCCCCTGGTCTTTGGGATACCTGAAACTTGCGGCCATAAGAAGCAATTTCGAATCGCTAGGGATACCAAGCTCTGAGCATAGGAGCGCTCTGTCTGTTGCATTGGCACTTCTTATGGATTCCAAAGCTACCCCATTTTGAATCGTCGTTATCTTTTTACCTTGCCCAGTCCAGTCATCCAGATTCTGTTTTACATTTTCGGTAATGGCTATTATTGCCGAATATAATTTGTATACCAGCCTTTCAACCGGTCTGAAGTATATTTTTGACCGTCTTTTGTTTTGCGTGCTGTGCTCGGTGTAAACCAGTAAAGGCTTAACGTTTACGAACAATCGTGCAATAGCAGCCCAATAAAGTGAGGGGAATAGGTGCACATGTACGATATCAAAGCGATTCAATTTCAAAAAGCTTTGTATTCTTCGAATAGAAATAGGACTGTAGAAACTAGCCATTCGAAGATCATGGATCACAATGCCCGCGTTACGCAAAGTTACCAGGTAATCAGGTACTGAGTCTTTTGCATTTAACAGCAAGAGCTCGACGTGGAGTTGTTTTTGTTTTAGAATAGTAAGGGAAGATACTAAAAGCTTCTCTGCGCCACCCTGGGATAAGTCATTTGTAACAACTAATAATCTCATCAAAATCTATTCATAGCGCGTGATACTAATAGGTTATCCAAGCCAAAATCTAGTTGACGATTACGTTGCCCCGAAAAATGACCGATTCAGCAGAAGTCCTGGAACTTCTGGAAGCTTCGGAACTTCTGGAAGTTTTAATCTTGCTTGCATCAATGGTGTGGTTTCTGTCTGAGGCGTCGACCTTTTGATCATCCAGCAAAATAACCTTGTTCCCTCCAATTTTGTTGTTAATGAATCTGTAACCCACGTTTTTTCTCCCGACATTAACCGCCCTGGTGGAACTGTGAATGTTGCAATTCTCAAACGTAACGTCCGACGAGCCAAGCCCAAATTTAGCCAGTATTTCACCAGAGCTATTGTTTTTAAATTTGCAATTATTAAAATTCACATTAGTCACGAGCTTTTCTTGTTTCTTATCGTCCCTCTGTGCCTCAATGTCAACTCCGGTTCCGGTCGATGCATACACACACCCACCGGTATTAGTTATTGAGGTGTTGATAACATCAATCTTATCGCCTCCTGTTAGCGCAATTCCCGTCCTCGCATTGAAGTCGACTACGCAATTTACAATTTTTATGTTTTTCTCAGCAGGCAACTCATGGGAATTGGCAATCTGAATCCCATCAGTGCCGAAGCGTTTGGTCGTAGAATTACTAATGGTAACATTTCCTGACTTTAATACGAAAATTCCGTAGTGGGCCAGCTGTATGTTGCAATCTCCGTATCCTCCTCCTATATTAATTTTGTCAGCCATAAACGCACTGTTTTTAGATTCAATGCACTTGAGCTTAAAACTATTCATGTTGTTCAGTGTCTCCGCGTAAAAGTTTCCATCCAGTACGACGTTGTCAATCTGTATGTTAGCGCTGTTTACCAGAACGATACACCTTCCCAGGTCCGCTCTTCTGTCAGCCGATGTCTTCGTCTTTGGGGTACAGTCCATTGTAATATTGGTGCTCAGGCCATCTGCTGGATTAAATGAGCCAAACCGAAAGCCTACATCATATTTAAGAATGGTTCCAGGCTCACCGGCGATTTTGACATTATTGCAGTTCAGAATTTGTAATACGTCAGATCCACGATAGAGATAAGCATTGTTTTTGAGAAGATCCTGTTTCCCTACGATATACGTTCCTTTGGGAATCAATAACTTACAATGACCTTTGCGCTTATTAATGAAATCGGCGGCTGCCTGGAAAGCAGCGTGGTCATTCGTCTTATCATTTGGCGTTGCACCAAAGTCTTTTTGAATGTTTAGCAAAATCACCGATTTTTTGACTTTCAGCGAATGCTTGGTGGAATCAAATGCCAATACACGGCGTTGGGCGTTGGCATTGAAATTGCACGATTGCAGAAAAAAAATAATTATCAAAAATACCGGGCTTCTCATAGGCGAAGTTTAAGTTTTGTTAATGATATAACCATCCGTAGCGGCAGGGCTACTGATGATTTTTACGGGATTGCCAACCACGATACTGTTTTCCGGAATATCCTGGTTAACATAAGAGTTAGGGGCTATAAGAACATTATTGCCGATAGTTATCGATCCGACTATCACGGAACCGGTACCAATCCATACTGAATCACCGATTACAGGGGTTCCGGCACGAGGCCCCCTGTTTGTTTGTCCTATTGTTATAGTGTGCGCCAGATTGCAATTACATCCTATAATAGTTCCTTCATTTATAACAATCGTGCCAAAATGACCAATGTAAAGCCCTTTACCTATCGAGGTAGTGACCGGTATCTGAAAACCATACTTATGGGACAAATGCCTCAACATTACTTTCCAGAAAATATAGAACGGAGATTTATTTTTTGATAAGGCGGCTTTTCTAAGGCAGAATGTATAAGCAAATCCGGGCGTAAGAAATAGCCTTCGTAAAAAAATCTTGGAGGTTACTTTCCCCTCATAACGAAACAGATCGGCCTTTATTAAATTATGCATAGTTGTGTCGCTTATGTTTGCCAATGCTAACTTGCATGATATAGATCATAATATCGTTGCGCAGTAATGCCGATATGATATTTATCGACAAATGTTTTTTGACCATTTTCTCTGATCTCGGGTCTTTTGTCGGAGGTATGGTAATTGTTGATGGCGTCCAGGAAACCCTGTGCAGTTGTAGATTTACTTAGAAAGCCGTTTACTCCATCTGTAATCATTTCAGGAATACCTCCCACCGATGTACATATCGGGATACAACCCATAGAAAACGCTTCTATCAGTGATATTGGCATTCCTTCATAATGACTGGATAAGCAGTAGGCATCGGCAATGGCTAGATAATCGGCAATATTATTTTTGTCGCCGGTCAAGTGGATGAAAGGATCGCCATTTACCGTTCGTTTCAAATCACTTACCACCTGCTGATCACGCAAGTCGCCTACAATAAGTAGTCTGCATTTTTTCTCAGCATGCATTTCATTGAACATCTGCACTGATTTGACCAACATCGCCTGATTTTTGACGTCTACAACGCGCCCGACATTTACAAGTAAATATTCAGCAGGGTTTGGTGGATACAGTTTCTGTAATTCGGCTAATTCACTTGTAGTTTTGAGATAAGGGCGGCCGTTTGGGATGAGATGGTCATTATTTAAACCGTAATACTGCTGATATGTTGATTTCCCATCCTGAGAAATTGTTATTGGCGTTACTTTCTCATTTTTGAAATACACCTTCCGCATTCTTCTCAGTACTTCGTAGGGACATTCTTGCTGCGCTTTACTGTGAATAGTATGAAATACTTTGCTTGGGGGCGAGTTTTGTAGCAGATTAATGTTGATATACTCAATTGCATTGATGTGCGTGTTAACAACATCCGGCTTTTCTTTCTTAAGAATTCTAGTCAAGTTTAAAAGCACTTTTAATTCAAAACCACCTTTTTTAGCAAGCGAAATATATCTTACCCGACTATTAATTTCGGAAATAAAACTTTTTCCAATCAAATTATCTTTCAGCGATATCAAGATTACCTCAACTGATTCGATCATTGCCAGCTCATTGCACAAATCCACAACAAATCTTTCAGCACCACCTTTGTTAAGAGATGGAATGATGTGTATTATCTTCATGTTTGTCTTTAATAATATGAGAGCTGGATTCGGTTTGATATTGAAACAGCTTTAAACCGACATATACAAGCAAAAAATAATTAATAGTATATAACATTGGTCTTTGGAAAAAGACGAGCATCAGCAGGACCAGGGAAATTGAGCTGAATATGAAATACTTTCGCCATGGATGAAAAGATCCGAATAAGAGGATTAAATAAAAAAGAATTAAAATCCCACGTTCAAGCACAAAAACACGATAGGAAAGGGTAGATCCACCATATACTTTCAGCATGTAATCTTTACCTTTTCCGGTATACAGATCTGCGTCACTTTCATCAATAAATCCCTGGTACATCGATTCAAAACCGCGGATACGGGTATCTCTGTTGTTGACAACACCTACGATCCAATCATCTTTCCATTCAAATCGATGGTAAATTTTTAGTGATAAGACTGGGTCATCTTTTGTACTCCTAGCAGCAAAAACGAAGGAAACGTACGAAAATAAGATGAAGATGACCGAAAATGCGACCCGGAAAAGAAGCTGTTTATGTCGAAGCATTCTCGTATTTGAGAAATACATTACGGGTAAAAAGCAAACGAGAAAGAAGAGAGAGAACGAAAGTATTCCAGAGATAATCAAGACTACGTATTCAAATGTCGACAACATTCGCCTGTAATAAAATATAATTAGAGGAATGATTGTACCCACAACGCCCGGCTCATCAAAAACGGAGCTGAAACGATTTTCTACTCCGGCTCTTGTCCAATAGAAAAACAAGTAATTACTATATAGCCTGCCCCTGCCGACTTCACCACGTTGTATTGAAAACAATGGAGGGATATCAAAAATATTTATCAAAAAATAGATAGGAATCCCGACGATCATCAGAAAAATGAAGAGCTTTATATACCAGCGAGCAATTGCAAACCGCTCATCATCTTTTAGCAAAGCGAGGGTTAATAACGGCAATATCCCGGAGTAAAGGAGCTGAAAGGAAATGAAAATTGAATCCTCATTGTAATATGCCCACCAAACCGGAAGAATAAATACCGCCAAAAGATAATTTCGATACGTATTCTTAAGTGTAAGGAACAAAAACGCATACAGATTCAGAAACTTCAGGCCATACGCAAACACCCGAACCGCGAGAATCGAATTATAGACCGGAAAAGAATCAAAAAAGGCAATCAAGAGGAGGTTAAAGCATATTGCTTTTCTGATATCCAACTTGTAATCCTTCTTGATTGTAATGCTCAGCGACGAAATGTCCATAAATTGCAGCCCCTTTTAAACATTCCTATTCAAAAGAATATCTCTCAAATTTTCTCTCGATTTAACGCAATCTAAACCCCATATTCGGTTGACTAAATTATATTGGTTCTCTGTAATTCGCATTTCAAAGTTTCCAAATGCATCATAAAGTAACTGGTTGTCTCGCTCTTTCGAAAATGCGATTTTCGGATCATGGTGGCGCTGTAAAAGAAAATCACCGCTTTTTTCCTTTGAAACGAAAGAAACTTTTTGTTTGAACAGATAATTTGGTTTGTTCAACAAAATGCTATATCCGATTTGTGTGCCTGTGCTGTTCGACATCACCATATCGGATAATGTAATAATTGATTTCAACCTTCCGAGGAAATGCAGATCGTCCCTATGTCCTGCCGTGGTGATCTTATAACCCATTTTCTCATAGTAGAGGTGCGCGCCATTTTGAATGTCTTTCCAATATAGGCACACAAGAATCGTGTCAAAACCTGCCCGCTTGCCTTCAATCTCCTTGCAAAATTCTTTCTGATCAAATTCCACGCCAACAGCCCCGATAGAATGACTTGGAAAAACCAATAACGTTTTGCCAAGTTGAGCTTTTGTCGTTGCTAATAATGCAGTATCTAGCAGCGATTCAGCATAGTGAATATAAGGGCCAATTGAAACTGGCATTTTTTTGCTATGCTCAGTGATATATGCAATTCGGTAATCACTAAAAGTCAATGTTTTCCTGGCAAGTTCGACCAGGTCATTTCTAACCAAGGAGCCTATTACTATTCCGTGTTCCAGATAGATTTCATGTTTAGGCAGCTGCTTGTCATTTAGGTCAATCCCGGAATAGCTCAGCAGATTGTAAAGAATTCCATAATAGTTGCAGTCCTCAATATAAAATAAGGGATGATATTGTAGCGGCTGGCTTAGCTCCGAAATCTGAAATATGTCTAGATTTTTTCGAGATTCAACTATCTCTAAAAAATCAGGGGAAGCACGTCGTTTAACCCAGCAATACAAGCTCCTGAAAGCAAGACTTTTCTCGCCAAGTGATACGATTGTCTTCACCATTATTTTCTTCATAGTATTTTCTATTAACGCCCCAGAGAATGTTTGGGAGACAGTGTGTTGAATTCAAGCCACGGCATTTGATAGACTTTCGAACTAAGAAGCATTACAAAGAAACAATTCAAAACACTAATAGCGAAATTTGAATATGCGGCTCCGACAGGCCCGATCTTCTTGACAAGAAAATATGATAGAGCTACCTGAAGTGATGAGCAGAGAAATGTTACCCAGGCAAGCGATGCCGATTTTTTTGCAAAAAATATGAAACCTGCGAACATTAGATATACACCTTGAAATGCTTGTGCAAATAAGGCCCAGCCTATAAATATCTTTGTGCCGGAATATTTGGAGGATAGGAAATTATCAATCACAAAGTTCGACCCAAAGACAGCCATCAAAGTGAGCAACATCAACCCTGCTATATATAGATACGTAAATTTTACAAGTTGTTTTTTTTTTGTTGCCAAAAGATGCTTATCCTCGATAGCAAGGGTTTTATACAGAAAGGGAGCATATGCATTGCTGAAAGCCAGAGTCAAAAAGGAGATCACCAGGCCGAATTGAAAGCCTGCGGCATATAAGCCACTTGCAGAAACACCTGCAAATGTTGAAACAATAAGGCGATCTGCACCTGCGCGAGCCCAAATACTAAGGCTATGCGGAATAAGTGGCAGGCCAAACTTAAATGCTTCTTTTATGTATTGTTTATTGAAGGAAAAGGTGAGATAACCACGCTTCGCTAGAAGGATGAAACTGAAAAATGCACATAATACTGAGCTTAGTCCGATCCCGGCAATTCTACCCGCCCAACTCATATTTAGGCCAATGATTAAAATAAGTGATATCCCTGTATCAAGAATTGTCTGGGATATTTGATAACTGCCAAAATAGATAGGACGCTCTTCAAGACGCCATAGCGTAAGATTTAAAGAGGATATTACCTGAGAGACGGCAATTAGCAAGCCTGCCAGCAGATAGCTTAATCCAACGGACAAATACTTTTCTAATTGTTCGCTAAATAAAAGAACAACAATGCCACAAGCAAGCAGCATCGTTGTAACAACAATTACAATATTAAAAATGTATTCAGATAACTTCGACTTTTCAATTTTATAAAAATTAACGGACAAAATGCTTTGAACATTGATTCCTATAAAAATGATTAGAAAATTGATATAGACGTTATAGTTAGCTACGATGCCATAATCTGATGGTATGAGATAATGCGTTAAAACTGGAAGAATCAGAAAAGGAACAGCCTTATTAATTGCATCAGTTAATACATAAAGAAGACTATTCTTGACAAGAGGATGTTTCCTAATATTGCGATATCTCGTTTTTAGATAGGAGTTGTTAGTTAGGTAACTCAACATGACCTTTATTTAGAGTAGTTTCATCGACATCCTTCACTTGTGAATACATGTCGATTAATTGAATGCCTTTTGCTTCGGCAAAGTCGAAACAGGATTGATCATATTTTGACTTTTTCCAGGCTTGAACCATATATTCTCTTGTTTTCAGATATCTTAAATATCTGTCAAGCAGTGGCCCCTGTTTGCCAAAAGTCATAAAATATGCTATCCTATACTGTTCTTCCGGAACAAACATAGAGTCAGGAATAAACCGGTATAAAGACGTGTTAAGGAAGAAATTGGGAGCGATTTTCAGTCTTTTGGAATATCCGGCGTGGGTCGTGGTCAAATACCACGCACTCAGATCTCCTACCTGATTGTCGACATAAAACGGAGAACCTGCTTTTAGATCATTGGTTTTATGAGATCGATCCCTGATCGCCAGCGCTCCTGAGTACCTGTCATGATTTTGCAAGTATATGCCCAGGCGAATGACTGGATATTCTTCCTGCCAATCCGGTCCGTTACCGTTCAGTTTATCGGGATTGTCCTTATGAAAATGGGCGCTACCGGGCTGTTTGGAAATTGTACAGCTTGAATCACCAAAATATACCAGGTCATCAGTACCCAGAAATTGTTTTACTGTGCTGAGTATCCGGTCATCAAAAAGAATAGTTCTTGTAAGAGGGTGTCCTAGCAGATCAGCGCTGTATTGCTCATTTTTGAGCTGATTCGCGATTTCTCTGAACTTGGCAACTTCTGCGGTTGAAAAGACATTTTTGATTAGCGACCATCCGCGGTCTTTGAAATTACTTACTAATTGTTTGTCGTGTTGCATAGTTTTTTCTGGTTATTTTTCCTAAAAGAGATCGTTAGCGAATTATTTCAATGCGTTTTAATCTGATGAGCCTGGCTGGAACACCACCCATAATCGAATTTGGCGCTACATCCTTTGTTACAACGCTGTTAGCTCCTATCACAGAATTGTTTCCTATCGTCACTCCTGGATTAATGAAAACATTTGCGCCAATCCAGACCCCGTCTTCGATAACTACGTCGCCCAATTTTTTCTTTTTTTCTGCGTCTCCCCAGGGATCTACATCGAGGTCACTGTCAGGATCCATGCTTTCAGTGTAGATCCTGACATTGTGTGCAATGCGACAATTTCTACCCACTCTGACACACGCGTTTTTAGCAATCTGTATCCAGGCCTGGTTTACGTAGGAGCATTCCCCTGCTAAAAATGTTCCCTCTCCATAAATTAAGGTGCCATGAGCTCCAAAAAGAAATGAGGGCGGAAGGTTGTATTTCTTTCTATAATTGGAATAAGTATACTTCCACTTGCTGTGTTCCAGGAATGTGAATATGCGTGCTGCTATACTGGATATCATAAATTTAAGACTTAATTTATCTTATCAAGCGACATCCTACTTCCTTTTTTAAGGTCCTGCGAGGCGACCTTTCCAAGAATTTGGTCGTAATACATAGGATGCAATCCGAAGCCTGGCCGAATGGAGCGAACGTTACTGGTTGAGATCACGTCGCCCGCATTAATATCTTCCACAACATATAAAGAGCGTGAGAAATCCTTTCCTTTCAGTTGCTTATCGGTCAAGCTATAATCTACAATGCCAATGGATTTTTCGGCCTCTCTCACCGATTTGACCATTTCTGCAAATTCGGATTCATTCATTGAAAAGGATGCATCAGGTCCACCTACCGAACGGTCCAGAATAAAATGCTTTTCAATGATTTTAGCGCCGAAAACGGTCGCAACTACTGGAACAGTACTTCCTATGGTATGATCTGAAAGACCCGCAATTACATCAAATCGCTCGGTAAAATCTTTGATCATGACCATATTGGCCTCACCAATAGGCGCAGGATAGCTCGAAGTGCATTTAAGCAATGCAATCTGATTATTTTTTTGTCTGGCACAAGCATCCAGGGCAAGGCGGATATCTTCTTCTGTGGCTATTCCTGTAGAAATAATCACAGGCTTACCCTTGGAAGCCACCAATTCGATCAACGGTATATCAGTGATTTCGAACGATGCGATTTTGTAAGCCGGAACATTCAAATTTTCAAGAAATTCAACAGCAGTTGGGTCGAAAGGAGAAGAAAAACAAATCAGCCCTTCTTCTTCCGCCACACGAAATAGTTCCGCGTGCCATTCCCAAGGCGTGTAAGCCTCCTGATATAGATCATGAAGATACTGTCCGTCCCATATTGTTCCACCAATGCGAAAATCATCCAGGCGCGAATCTATCGTAATAGTATCCGCCGTGTAAGTCTGAAGCTTTATGCAATCAGCGCCGGCACGTTTCGCAGCTCTGATCGTAGCGATTGCTGTTTCAAGGCTGCCGTTATGATTTGCTGAGAGTTCTGCAATTATAAATACAGGACTGTCCTTATTTATTTCAAATTTTCCTATTTTCATCATCGATATACATAGTGTATTTATAATTCTCACCATCCGATTGTTTCGCAAATCCGAACCGTTCAAATGTTTTGCAAGATGAGATGTTTTCTCTCATTACTATCCCGGAAATACGA
This Dyadobacter sp. UC 10 DNA region includes the following protein-coding sequences:
- a CDS encoding lipopolysaccharide biosynthesis protein translates to MLSYLTNNSYLKTRYRNIRKHPLVKNSLLYVLTDAINKAVPFLILPVLTHYLIPSDYGIVANYNVYINFLIIFIGINVQSILSVNFYKIEKSKLSEYIFNIVIVVTTMLLACGIVVLLFSEQLEKYLSVGLSYLLAGLLIAVSQVISSLNLTLWRLEERPIYFGSYQISQTILDTGISLILIIGLNMSWAGRIAGIGLSSVLCAFFSFILLAKRGYLTFSFNKQYIKEAFKFGLPLIPHSLSIWARAGADRLIVSTFAGVSASGLYAAGFQFGLVISFLTLAFSNAYAPFLYKTLAIEDKHLLATKKKQLVKFTYLYIAGLMLLTLMAVFGSNFVIDNFLSSKYSGTKIFIGWALFAQAFQGVYLMFAGFIFFAKKSASLAWVTFLCSSLQVALSYFLVKKIGPVGAAYSNFAISVLNCFFVMLLSSKVYQMPWLEFNTLSPKHSLGR
- a CDS encoding acyltransferase, whose amino-acid sequence is MISSIAARIFTFLEHSKWKYTYSNYRKKYNLPPSFLFGAHGTLIYGEGTFLAGECSYVNQAWIQIAKNACVRVGRNCRIAHNVRIYTESMDPDSDLDVDPWGDAEKKKKLGDVVIEDGVWIGANVFINPGVTIGNNSVIGANSVVTKDVAPNSIMGGVPARLIRLKRIEIIR
- the pseI gene encoding pseudaminic acid synthase; protein product: MMKIGKFEINKDSPVFIIAELSANHNGSLETAIATIRAAKRAGADCIKLQTYTADTITIDSRLDDFRIGGTIWDGQYLHDLYQEAYTPWEWHAELFRVAEEEGLICFSSPFDPTAVEFLENLNVPAYKIASFEITDIPLIELVASKGKPVIISTGIATEEDIRLALDACARQKNNQIALLKCTSSYPAPIGEANMVMIKDFTERFDVIAGLSDHTIGSTVPVVATVFGAKIIEKHFILDRSVGGPDASFSMNESEFAEMVKSVREAEKSIGIVDYSLTDKQLKGKDFSRSLYVVEDINAGDVISTSNVRSIRPGFGLHPMYYDQILGKVASQDLKKGSRMSLDKIN
- a CDS encoding phytanoyl-CoA dioxygenase family protein gives rise to the protein MQHDKQLVSNFKDRGWSLIKNVFSTAEVAKFREIANQLKNEQYSADLLGHPLTRTILFDDRILSTVKQFLGTDDLVYFGDSSCTISKQPGSAHFHKDNPDKLNGNGPDWQEEYPVIRLGIYLQNHDRYSGALAIRDRSHKTNDLKAGSPFYVDNQVGDLSAWYLTTTHAGYSKRLKIAPNFFLNTSLYRFIPDSMFVPEEQYRIAYFMTFGKQGPLLDRYLRYLKTREYMVQAWKKSKYDQSCFDFAEAKGIQLIDMYSQVKDVDETTLNKGHVELPN